The nucleotide sequence CCATTGATGAGACCCTCAGGAAATTCTGGGAACTCGAAGAACTCTCAGAAGAATGCCCACAAACGGTCGAGTATAGGGAAGTGGAAGAATTATATTCAAGTACGACAAAAAGATCGGAAAACGGTCAGTACAATGTTCGTCTACCTTTGAAGGGAAACTTCGGTGAACTCGGATCTAACCGAAAGCGAGCTTCAAGGCAACTGAACTTCCTAGAGAGAAGGCTCTCACAGAATCCTCAACTATACAAGGAGTACTCTAATATCTTTGAAGAGTATCTGAGTTTGGGAATCATAGAGAGAGTGCCTCTGATCGAGCTTCAAGCTAAGTCATATTACATGACACATCACTGTGTTGTTCGAGAAAACGCGTCATCTACCAAAGTCAGGATCGTTTTCAACTGCGGATCTGTTTCTGAGACCGGCATAAGTCTCAACGATGTTATCAAAGTAGGGCCTGTCGTTCAACCGGAGTTGATAGAGATCTTGTGGAGATTTAGACGATTCCCGATTGCACTATCCTGTGACattgtcaaaatgtatttgcaggTACAACTCAATGAGGATCACAGAGATTTGCAACGTTTTCTTTGGCGAACATCACCAAGTGAACCAATCATGGACTACAGGTTCAAGACCTTGTGTTTTGGCAATGCTGCGTCACCCTATCTTGCCACAAAGACGTTGATCAAACTTGCAGAAGATGAAGGAGAAAGTTACCCACGAGTAGCAGAAGTTCTTCGGAACAATTTTTACGTGGATGACTGTCTATTGTCAGTGGAGACCACAAAGGAAGCGATCGAGGTGAAGAAAGATCTCATTAGTCTTCTCGGCAAAGCTCAAATGAAGCTATCCAAGTGGCAATCCAACTCTCCGACAGTACTTCAAACATTGCAAGAAGGCAACACAGAGGCAAAGGAAGTCTCAATCTCTGATGGCTGTGTGAAAGCGCTAGGATTGATGTGGAATCCGTCAAACGACACCTTTTCATTTCAAGTCGATACAATGGTCGAGAATTTAGTTCCAACCAAGAGAAATATCCTGAGAGTGGTGGCAAGGATTTATGATCCGCTAGGACTACTAGCCTCCATCACAATCAACACGAAATTAATCTTGCAGAATCTTTGGAAGAATGAGGTTGACTGGGATACCGAGGTTGAGGGAGATATTTTGcgagagtggaaaaaatttattgcctCACTACAACACATTCCGTCTATGAGAATATCTCGATGGACATCGAAAaacgaaaatgtttgtgaagagcAGCTCCACATGTTCTCGGATGCCTCCAACCTAGCCTACGGAGCCGCAGTGTACCATGTCACCAAGGATGTCTCAGGACGAATTTCAAGTCAGATGTTGACGGCGAAGTCGAAAGTTGCGccaatcaaaactaagacaatccCGAAGCTAGAACTTTGTGCAGCAACACTTGGGGCCAAACTGTTAGCAAAGGTCGCAAAAAGTCTGAAAATCAGCAAGGTTTATTGTTGGGTAGACGCCAAGGTAGTTCTTGCGCAAATTGCATCCGCTTCAAACAAACAAgacgtttttaccaaaaatagaGTGACAACGATCAGAGTGTTGACAGCTGTTGAATGTTGGAGACACGTTCCCACAAAAGAAAACCCGGCAGACCTCATTTCAAGAGGAACCACAGCCATGGAGTTGGATAACTCATCATTGTATTGGGAAGGCCCACATTGGTTAAAGGAGAGTGATTTAGCTCGGGAAAGCAAGGAAAGTGTTCCACCAGCAGTCGAGGAGTCACAAGACATTTCAGTCGCTACACTCACTGTCAACAAACCAGAAGCTCAAACCATTAAAGACCAAACAATCAACCAGAACATTACCTGGCACTTTCAACCGGCTCGTTCTCCGCACTTCAACGGATTAGTCGAAGCAGCAGTGAAGTCAGCAAAGACTCATCTCAAGAAAGTTATTGGCGAGCAACGACtaaattatgagaaattttatacaattctcACACAGGTCGAAGCCGTGTTGAATAGTAGGCCGATCACCATTCTGTCGGACGATCCCAGAGATCCACAACCATTGACTCCGGGTCATTTTTTGCTTTTGGCACCACCGACTCAGTTGCCTGATGAAAATCTTGCATCCGTGAGGATGAACCACTTGACAAGATGGCAATTGTGTCAGCGGATTGTACAAGATTTTGTGAGAAAGTGGAGGCTATCCTACTTGCACACACTTCAAGAGCGCTCTAAAAAGCACACGGAGAAAGAGAACCTGAAGGTGGATGACATAGTGATCTTGCACGATGCTTCCATAGGAAACACCAAATGGACGACAGGAAGAGTTGTTGGAGTTCATACTGGAGCGGACGGGAAGGTGAGAGTTATTGACATAAAAACCCCGACAGGAACCTATACCAGGTCAGTGACTAAAGTTGCCAAATTTCCAACATGTGAGAGTCACAATCTCCCCCGGGAgcatgtatagaatttccattctataagacctcttattttaagagacaaaggacggttggattttgaacatgcatggagggagagagaaagaggaaaaagtggtgaatgagATCAGCTGGAAACAAAGTAGGGGAATAAGCGGGAACGAGTATGGGagttacgtaagacttgatttttgcaaagagacgtgaggagaaaagttattagtttatttagcgaattttttataaaattattaaattaaaaatacagaaaaacgacagtgacgtagagttaaactgtgttcagtctagtagtggagaatacttgtaaataaaattattggtgaaggtgaaaagtgtgttttCCTGCCGCAGTGGACTTTGTTGAatggcatttggcggtcatcgaggaaacgtcttctggaaaatccagccgcctacgttccggatcactgttaaggacatttaataaaggaatatatatttccaggtaaactgggcaggaagaagagggtattaaatatcacagaatcctatcacagagaaattattgtttaccacaggtacgtgaatatcacaaacggtagaaggaagcccaagaaacacacagtccctgacagatttataacaccacaatatatttataggtaattctccacaatattaaatattgcacTGGAAAAAGAACGTTAATTTCAGTTGCACTTCTTCCTTCaagtgggcgtggcctaaaattattttaagcatAGTAGACTCTAAAACAagaaagattttacaaaattaaaaaagtctAATTCTtatactaagaaaaaacctaaaaagttaaaacaaccctatggcagagttgaatcaactctacgaatatcgatgtaattgttactctttttcgttgtaaaatttattaaatagagttgaaataactcttcgtgcgagttgaattgatttgtcggatatcgatgtaattattactctttttcgctgtaaaatttcatctcgactgaagtatatgcttaagtattttcgttttaagaatatacttcagtcaagaagattttcctgtgacaaagttcatatggaacatcaactagaaatatgcctaacggtatttcatgaagacatgtgcgtacGTCATActtgatatttcgctcggaacatagtgAACCTGAGgtcaagaaaaaattaattaagaaaatgataaaaataaaaaaaaaacataaagttacaagacatattcattttgggatttgaaagagttattttaactccaaaaaagattttttaactcttggaacgagttattttaactcttaaaatgagttattttcagtcttaaaaagagttatttacactcttttgtcatgtaaattttaggaacaaaaagtttttaaaaaaactcttccgaatattacatctaaatagaagtaaaatcaattctaaaatatagttaatcgaaaatcacaacgaaaaagagtcaattcaacatcgattcgagtaagttttactcgattatttttctgtgtgtacaaATCAGGAAGCAAGGTtcgaaatttgttttaaatattgcGCAGtgaagtagggtaaattaagctaattcaaaacctgctccaaatggaaatttttccctattccaaatggaaacgtgaCTGTTTCCATGATGAAtatagtactaaattactatatttatatattttctatacctcagtttcattatttagttaattttactccaaataaagcgaaaatccattcatattcacaaattttaatttgttaatttctcagaaaaattaaaagtgtaccttttcaccatcgaatttttgatCGATCGACcaagttttctaatgaaaaacacaatgaggtgactgttgtttattcgttttgtttaatatttatgtcatatttctggctaattttagttaaattaagtgctaatctttattgttaacggtacgtgaagttttgaaatgaaataattacctatttcgtgaacaaaaagggttctttgaagtgtctgcaaatgcttcaataggaaaccccggaaatatgatttttttggagagattttctattcagatgggaaaggaaaaaagaccagaaataagaacGAATCTTGCACtaaagagcaactcaacaaagttttggaagccttttgtcgcggtttcacttacactgtttgtcttcAATTAGGAAAtttctcttgtctccatttggattaatttgtttccaattgaagcattttacacttgcgtatttttcttgtatttaagaggttttcaaattatatataaagaattttcactaaacagtaatattctagaagagtcaaggagcaaatttatgtaattcccttcagaaaaaatatgaacttaatgtgttgaatcttctgtcaaagttaaagcgtctggaaattgttttgaattaggacatttatcctAATTTGTAAGAAAACTCAAAtcgtatttttcaaatttattcactcttttagatgagcaaaaaaatataatatcgtAAAGAAATATATCAAATACTTTTAAATGTAAAGCTCGTATGACTTCAaggatttctttttctcttagTCCATCTGATAAATTTGTATAAGTTCGATTCTCAATTACCCTTTTATCCTAAAAACTAAATCTTGTCAAAGCGACTTAGAGATAGCAAATGAAGAAAgtcaaaaattgaaacattattttaaccCAAGATCTGTGAAAGAGCAATTGAACTCATGTATTAAGTGAGGCTTTGGACTAtttgttttattcttttacTGGAGAATTTCATCTCCCTCTTGAATTTTCCAGTCCACTGAAAAACGTGTAGCAtcctatattcttttttttttcaacactaCACACATGAGGCTATGATACGGGAAACTGAATTGAAATTCGTGTCGGAAATTCACAATTGTATGATCGTGATGTGGTATATTGTGATGAtattagcatattttttttatttctccaaGGCATAACACTAGGGTAAAATATCCGGGAAAAGAGGCAAAAAACATATCACACTTTTTCTCCTAAACCACACATGAGTTAGCAGCATCCCTTCCTCGTGCTCTGTACGCGCCCTTAAccttaaaatattgtttttgaaGAGTTCTACAAAAGAACAATAAGAAATGGGATCACAAAAAGTATCCAATTGCCTTTATTTATTTCCATTAGCTATATGTACTATGGAGACCTCAAACAAATCAAATAATATAATCTACTGTTATATTGATATTATTTACGCTTACAGTATATACTTACTGAAATTTTGTCAACTACACCACAACACATCATTTAAATCTATTAGACAATAAATTCAGATTGTTCAGTGAGAAACTTTCAAGcatttaattttgtgaaaaaaacttTCCTTCGAAACAAGACTTTTTActtaattttcgttaaaaaagaatgaaaaatttaaacataaatATACTTTCAgcatatttatcaatattttatatttagaaGTTCATCCGAATATTATTTGCAGAGAATAACAAGTTACCAAAACTTTcacttaatttcaatttaacggTGAAGTTTGTACTTTGAAATATTCAGCAAGTTCATTTCACCAAAACTCACACGAACAACTATTAATTTCACTATTAAGTTTTCCCTCAATACTCTGAATCCAGATTGATACTATAAATAAACTGGGGTTGCAATAAAATATAACTCACTAATTCTGATCAATTAAATCCAATGGAATATTTAATAaacatcaataaaatttatttatcgttAATTTATCTAATCTCTATGTAAAACCCTaatcaattcaaaattaaaatatcttccAAAGGGCAAATTAGTATTATAAACAAATTCCAGAGGGGTTATTATTGACTGAACTGAATAGGAATAAACTCAGCTTGaggaaaatattctagattatAAAAAAGAAACTCAACGATTATTTTGAGCcatttaaaatgtcaataaagattatttctaattttcttattttattaattttatataattctgTATTTAGTTATTTTCCATTATCAGTATTACTGATCATTATCTtacatttattttcttaatcagttattattaaaataaagcaATATTTACACAGCAATTTTATTTTAGGAGTTTATATAGAATATCAAACTCTTATAATTCAGAATTTGTATTTTATTAGTCATATTTATAATCCAATGTTTAATGTAacaattattttgcaaattctaataaaaaagtCAAGATGAGTGATTATAGGGAATCTAATCTAcacaaatttatgtaataaaaatttttcttatttccatgcagattgaaaaaaaaatttcctattaagttttttgaatattctatttattatcattttttggAATGTTCGTATAATACGTAAATAAAAGAGCGATAATTTGTGACATGATGACTGTTTTATTGAAATAAGTAAACTAAATATATATCGCTTCATTTCAAGAGAGTTGAAGAAGTAATGCCCAACGCGCAGTAACTTTTGTTCTGTAaacattttaactgctcgaactccaagagagagcagtttccacaattttttgacattttagtgaGAGTGAATCAAAtatagatctagttatctcactcactctcatagtaaattttgaaaacattttttattatgataaacaaataatttaacattgaaaattcaaaatcacaCGTTTCGTTTCCAAAATTAGTTTCTTACTACAGTACACTGTCAAATAAAACGAAGCCATTTTTAAGATCgtataacatttaaaaaaaaacggtcattatgtcctagacacacttacgacttaagccgagagatggatcAGTCATCCGATCAGTTACCTGTTAACTgatgggaaactgatggaaatgtaatcacaacaatattttgatcataaatatgttaagtcgtctctcggcttaagtcataagtgtatctagggtattatacgggtttcagaatAGAGACTTAttccctaaacacacttacgacttaaggcgAGAGACgacttttagtggaaaatgatgaaaatgtagtttaaccattatttctaatataattatgctaagcggtctctcggctaattttcaggtctgtcaaggcccttatgaCTGAGacttatgctctagacacacttacgacttaagccgagagacgacttagtggaaaatcatggaaatgaagtttaaccattatttcaaatataattatgctaagccgtctctcggctaatcctcaggtctatcaAGGCCCTTAGCGTTTAAGTCATAGCCTGAAAAGATCGGGTTGTGGCTAAGCCCAAAACTTTGGAGATTTTACTAAGTCCTGATTTAAACGAAGGTCTAGTGCTGTGTTAGTGGCTTTTTTATGATGCGCTTTTGCAGTGTCACAGTGATATATAAAATCAGTCATTACAGAGACGAAAAATATAATACGCTTATTCAGGTAGTGTTTTATGATGTTTGGGATGAAGAActgaaatacgaaaaaaaaacaagatgaaaATTCTCCAGTACATTCGAGAGTGAAATAATTTTGTGCATAATCGTTTGAAAATGcactttatttatattttcgaaaaatgtcGTTTGATCCTCAGTCACCAATGATATATATAGACGAGGATTTAGGGAATACTGAACTGGACTTTATTGAACCACAGCCTTTTTATACGTACAGAGTTGAGATCTGCAGTCCCGTAATCCCTTTGTGGATTTGTATAATTGGGATCCATTTCAATACATATCAACCAACAAAGCCATCTTAGCGAGGAACTGACATAAGCGTCAGATCTGAAGCcgaccttatacgggcttcagacttaaggcttagccatatagcttaactacccaagaagcaattttttcttagtcttgtagaattctctaagtaaggcattatagaaccaaaaatctttttatttgcttataacgctcttggctctatcactgagattactgtaagtaaagtggcgcactcttaatgATCTTAAGatcttctataggaatttcaacagaaaattctcactctaagtcttttaaaagtgcactaaaagacttgtctaatacttggttctataaggcagctattttgcttcttgggtactgTATTTTCTCATTAACcacgattttttcgaaaaatttatgttgggattggattattaaggataaATGACCTTTTAGGCtatcaaaaagtaataaaattgttctgtatttaagattttgaggaaTTCgtgaactgagctaaacctaagtctgaagaccgttttagtCTCTAGAAGTTTAGTCCAGTTTCCGAAGgcatcaaaatcctgaataacaaCCAATTCTATTAAGTCTTCGGAAACTAATGGATTATTTGACATTAATAATCCAGTCTTGTgtctaaattattcaaaaaatcttgaccaATTAAGCCATATAAGCTAATCTTTAGGTATGAAATGTGAAGCTTGTATAAGTCAGGAATGTAATCATTCTACAAAGGTGGGAAGCTTTTTGTCACGTCCTTTTTAtattaagtgtttgaaaatcctatttttatGGTCCAGTATGTTTCCAGCCTCAGAGAGGCCAGATAATGATCTAAAGATAGGgtatcaaaataatatttagttAATAGCTCTACCATTATTTGTATAGTCCTGAATCCTAGGAGAAACAATCACCCTCTCTATAAGATCCAAAATGTGCAGGTCAATTTAGCAACTTATCTCTGATTGTTCTAAACAATTAATACACTCTCTTAAAGATCACTAAGCAACTTCTCCACTTTCCTTAGTGCCTTGTGGAATACAAAGGTGCTTCAATTCAAGTGATGTAGTCCTTTACTGAAATATTAGAAACGTTTATGATATTGACAACATGAACTGTATGCAATTTACctgcataattttctcatattttacatTGGAGACTCTGTCACTGTTTATGAAATATGTCAGcaatattttttgctttatcgTATGGACACAGCTATTAAGGTATAATATGCATTGGATGGAAAATTCTAAGTGCGGAAGGAAATTGTAGGCGTGACTTTTTTCTTCTACTTTAACTCTCAATTTTTATCGTATAGTACAAAAAATGCAGATTatgtttatagtttttttttctgtataggaTTTTGTTTACCCGGTGTCCCCATTGGTGCTTTTTTTGCCAGTGTGGTTatggtttatttaaaaaaaaaaaagaattactcaAATTAACCACTAAATTGTTCTTCCGCTGGTAGTTTTCCGGGCAATGTGGCTGAATCATGTTAATTTAATTGCACACAAGTTGCTATTCACAACGATTCGCCATCGTGTGTATGAATGCATAAGTTATGGGTTATATACTTTGAGGAGTAATATAGTTGAGagattgtgaaaattttcagaatattgGATGTTTAGCTCAAAATGTGAAGCATTAGCCAATAATTTTGCAAGATATGCTGGTACAGCATACATCAATTTTGCTGTATCATCCTTATTTCCTCCAAGTCTATAAATAACGATGGGGATTTTTTCTGCAACTCAATGAAGCTTTCAGTGCAGAAATTGTATACAACAGTTTAGTTGGTATACATTTTCGTGAAATGTGCTTCTTTTATAAATCATTTGAGCTCCTTGGCAAATTGCCTCAGAAAAGCAAGATAGATTGGGCATGAACTAAATGAATCACACGCTAAATTGTTTAACATCAAAGTaaattaatacttttttttgttttttggtaaAACAAATTTGTGTTTTTGGAAATGCAAACAATTTTTTCCAAAGTGAATTTATTAATGGGAAGAATAAAAAACATTGAATCtttcttttaaagaaattctatTTTGCTAAGTCACAAAGcgtgtaataaatttttatcttttgTTGAGAGTCTGAGAATTTAAAGATattgttagggggaagtggggctactttgagctgtggggctacattgttatacgattttttcgcatatttgtaaagaaaactgggttttaacatgatataatttgaatacataaaacaattgtggatctaaatagaATAATATTAAGAACCAGCttgatttagaaataggcgaaaaagtcgtataacaaactagcctcacagctcaaagtagccccacctccccctacatgTATATTTTTGCATGAAAATGGCTAGAGGTAAAAATTTTGGTGGATAAGAATGGTAAATGAGTATCAGTAATGTGCTCGAACACCCAAGCCTTTGAGGCTTTCAATGAGTTTCTTTAGTGAAGCCTGGGGATTGCATCTGATCCTTTGGTCTTTAAATCGACAATAGAGAAATCATAAAAAAGGTCTTCCCTAAACCAATCACACCTGtttcaattttgacttttccttCAAACACTTTTAAGCTATAATAGTTTATTATATTTAAGTGGTTGAAGTTAACATCTGTAGTTCATTAATGTCGTATACCggtgtgtaatttaaatttatcttcAATTTGAtcaaatatctcaaaatttacTTTAGTTTGAGTGTTTAAAGATGAACTGAAATGTGGTGCAAGTGAAGTGTTTTCCATTTGCACATACCATGAACTTCAAAAGCCATCTCTAACCCATTTTCAACCATAGTAATGTAATAATTCTCGTTGAGATCAAACTTTTCAAATATCTCAAGTGGAGATGTGAAAAGTTTTCTCTCACTAAAATTCACATTCTCTTGATGACTTTCAACTATTTCAATACCCGAAAAGCACGTCCTGCCAAGTTCATCTCATCAAACCAATTATAAAGTATTTAAGGTGAAATTTGAGCCTTTTTCAAGGTAAAAATTCCAAATAGAATATGATTatgatatttaaattaattacaatcAATAGTTATAAACTATCGAGACTCTGTAAGCTATATGGTTTAGTTTAGTTacagtaaatttaaaaatcaaaatggtcATAGAATGTCCATTGTCGATAGAAAGTTATTCAACTTATTAATCTCTTTAAACTTTCCTTTATAAGCTAAAAACATATTCTAATTTCATAACAAATTTGTCTTCAAATGTCccattttacgttttttttatgctcaacttcataaaattttgttgcaaattatttatcaacaaaaataaagcttttatattaaaatttaataaaagttcAATATACACAACATTGAGATAAAGCTCacaattataattatttaaattagctTATAGATAATAAAAGCTTAAATCGAGCTTCCAATTAATATAAACAAAACCAAACGAACTGCAAATTAATTATGCTTATTGAAGTGAAACAATATAGCAAATGAATTACttcataatattaaaataaaactcaaatgacaaaataaCATTATTTGTGATAGTTTATATAGAACCAAATTGTGTGGCTTTTAAATTAACAGCACTTTGTGTGGTGTTAATACGGTCATTATGGGGCTCTCTAAACTGGGCATTATTGCTAAACGCCCTGCGTGTTTactctctcactcagtgtattcTATTTAAACTTTAATATATGTTTTCATTAATAAGTTGTTTATATGTAAACTTGGGGTATCTAAACTGCAATATACTAAAATGAAAGGCGTaactcaattttattaaacCTATTTTAGTTGAATATCTCAATATCAAAGTGGAGGTTAATAGGTAATTCTAGAAATATATAACTTTTGAAATTATACGataagtatagaaaatatataataacttgtttatttgaattttacatcATGACATGAATATATAAATTTCGCAGGGTTTATAAagttagaataaaaaaataatattaaaaattaaaagtttgtcaaaaagatgtttttcTATGAGGAaggattttgtcaaattttgtgtttttaaaagtttgaccaatttatttattaactaATTCAATTGGTCCCATTATATAACCTTTCTTTCTAAGTTATAATGTAATCCTAGGTCTCAGGACAGTTAATTATCTACCTTGCAAGATTTTGGATATAGAGCTCGATGTTGTCCTTTCCAATATTGTTTCCTTCTGCATAGGAACGCTGTCTTTTCGGTCTCGCTCCAGTAAGGGGAATttactcaaaaattttcaaattatgactGCTGTTTTTGTAGAAGATTAATTTCTACACCAAACCATTATTGACATAAAAAAACAGCAAGATTATGCACTGTtacatcaaaatcggattgtataaatttatttaaatctccaaaaataaaaaaaaaaaataaaaaaaaattacattaaattggCGTTAAAAGTGACTAAATCAAatctctttttatttatttatttattttctttattttttattagcaaaataattattttaccatacaaattaaattgataaaacctaatttttgaatgatcaatttttttattttgatttatgaaaaaatctTACAATTTTCTTCTTAAGTGTTATAGCGGTTATAGCATTATGTTGTTGCAGTTTTGGGAAAAGTTTGAAACTTAAATATCAATAAacttaaaataagcaaaatattgctagatataggggaaggctttcaggcttcgcaaatactctggcttcaaacacttcatatatttcccatttttctttaaGGAATCTAACctaattttttatagaaaatgtgtgacttaatccATTCAGttaatgtaccagaaatacttgagatagaatgttcatattttggaattagtttcctacaggttaatagatgatttttttgagaagaaatgatttttatccattatgggggcgcggggagccgccctcaaacacgcgtcttaacggtcactgaatttaaattctgttcattaattcattacaaactctattgatttagatagagtaactattcaagaaaacacattggcaaccagaattcaaatcaggaaagaggatgaaggtcaattttaacaaattcgaagGGATAtcgcattttccgtccgccattttgagcaaaatttttgcatgacttcacttgatgagagaaaagaacaacaaaatgtatttcaatctctgtcgggctattttttccaagtaattgaaggactaaagtaactaaaaatccattcccgacagaaacacgaatatcaattgccctggaataaatcatctaaaatcactcaatttgcgtatgatgtataataccatggtaaggaatgggttaatagtagggtaaatgtcctaattcaaaaccatttccagacgctttaactttgacagaatattcaacactttaagttcaattttttctgaagagaattacataaatttgctccttgactcttctagaacgttagtgtttagtgaaaattttttaaatataatttgaaaagttctta is from Phlebotomus papatasi isolate M1 chromosome 1, Ppap_2.1, whole genome shotgun sequence and encodes:
- the LOC129803279 gene encoding uncharacterized protein LOC129803279, which encodes MANIKSRSAYKGQLTSVKTAISRYHEDKSLLSRDGARAYLETNLEICDRIRVRYNRVQDEIINQAESEEEREREIEEQNNFLLEIDEAEEKLTELIVNIKVNESAKKDLFHSTVIEDERIDKLLDGFSKLVERMDGSENSKYSKLEPVKIPTFNGEYAQWRSFKEMFINLVDSNKKLSKTQKLHHLKTKLTGKAFDAIDHLDMCDESYDIAWETITNRFECKKKVINGHIERIKSLPTLKNPIVDDLRNIYDVSTTTINAMDALKVNTRDPWIIYEVLSKLDHETQTLWSQEQSDVPTWDEFKVFLNKRCKALDLCPSTYTSNVNSSGSKVQIQKQKIVKSLTISKENSSQKHESCSVCKKSAHKLWKCGKFKSFPAAKRLETVNNLNLCMNCISESRSQHAVEKCPYPPCKHCNKSHNYWVHDALSNPPSKVTQDNPQSVSEDQKKPAVLSSFLPSNKSANGEIHRSILKTACVRILDSQQNVHVCRALLDFGSEISVMTTELCQRLRLKLQKSPYTQVEGFQGQVSSLKHQVNAILIPQINPRDVRVPTGFVLVDSEWHVSRPIDLLIGAAHEDEIMLDEVYKMGPGIPSLRNTVFGWVVCGKWQPNGAQSADTPPVCHTISLKTIDETLRKFWELEELSEECPQTVEYREVEELYSSTTKRSENGQYNVRLPLKGNFGELGSNRKRASRQLNFLERRLSQNPQLYKEYSNIFEEYLSLGIIERVPLIELQAKSYYMTHHCVVRENASSTKVRIVFNCGSVSETGISLNDVIKVGPVVQPELIEILWRFRRFPIALSCDIVKMYLQVQLNEDHRDLQRFLWRTSPSEPIMDYRFKTLCFGNAASPYLATKTLIKLAEDEGESYPRVAEVLRNNFYVDDCLLSVETTKEAIEVKKDLISLLGKAQMKLSKWQSNSPTVLQTLQEGNTEAKEVSISDGCVKALGLMWNPSNDTFSFQVDTMVENLVPTKRNILRVVARIYDPLGLLASITINTKLILQNLWKNEVDWDTEVEGDILREWKKFIASLQHIPSMRISRWTSKNENVCEEQLHMFSDASNLAYGAAVYHVTKDVSGRISSQMLTAKSKVAPIKTKTIPKLELCAATLGAKLLAKVAKSLKISKVYCWVDAKVVLAQIASASNKQDVFTKNRVTTIRVLTAVECWRHVPTKENPADLISRGTTAMELDNSSLYWEGPHWLKESDLARESKESVPPAVEESQDISVATLTVNKPEAQTIKDQTINQNITWHFQPARSPHFNGLVEAAVKSAKTHLKKVIGEQRLNYEKFYTILTQVEAVLNSRPITILSDDPRDPQPLTPGHFLLLAPPTQLPDENLASVRMNHLTRWQLCQRIVQDFVRKWRLSYLHTLQERSKKHTEKENLKVDDIVILHDASIGNTKWTTGRVVGVHTGADGKVRVIDIKTPTGTYTRSVTKVAKFPTCESHNLPREHV